The bacterium genome contains the following window.
TTCATTACAGTATAATCCATGGTTTTGAACATGCGCCGCACCTGCCGGTTTTTCCCTTCACAGATGGTTATCTCCACCTGCCGGCCTTTAGCTGGATCCGGAATCAGCACCGTGGCCGGACGGGTAAAATAGCCGCGCAGATCCACACCCTGTTCCAGCCTTTCGCGATGCGGTTCCTGCAGGGGACGATCGATCTCCACCAAATAGGTTTTAGGCACATAGCTGTCGGGATTCGTCAGCCATTGGCCGAAGGGGCCGTCATTGGTCAGGATCAACAAGCCCTCGCTCAATCGATCCAGACGGCCGATGGGGAAAATCCAATTGGAAAACTCGGGCAGAACGTCATAGATGGTGGGCCGGTTCTGCTCGTCGACGCGCACCGTGAGATAACCTTTGGGTTTGTGAAAGAGAACATACGCCCGTTCCTGCCACTGTTCCAACGGCCGGCCGTCGAGACAGATCACATCCTCATTCAGATCCACCCAGGCATAGATCATCTTTTCCACGCGACCGTTGACGCTCACGCGGCCGGCCAGGATATATTCGCGCGCCTGCGTGCGCGACGCCACGCCTTTTTTGGTAAAGGCGCGCATAAGATTGACGCGCGTCCCTGGAGCTGCCTCAGAGTGAACCAATCGTTTGGGCAAATGGGAATCCATAAACCAGCCAGCGCTTTCAGCGCAGCAACATGATTTTTTGCACCCGTCGTTGATCGCCGGCAATCAGCTCGAGCCAGAAAACACCGGAGGCCAAGGGCAACGCCCGGTCGTTCCGGGCGTCCCAGGTCAGGGAGTGGGTCCCCGCGGTCAGAACGCCGTCATACAGGCAGGCGACCTGGCGGCCCTGCACATCAAAAGCGCGCACCACCGCATGCAGGGCGGCGGGCATGTCGATGGTGATGGACACTGAGCTGTTGAACGGATTGGGAAAAGCCGGCGCCAAGCGAATCACCGACGGCAAGGCCCGGCCGACGGTCCATTCCTGCGAATAGTGGCTGCTGCCATCCTGGTCTATCTGCAGTAAACGGTAGATGCGGGCCTCTTGCGTCAGGCTTCGATCAGCATCTTCATAGACATAATCATGTGGAGCAGCGGTTGTGCTGAAACCCGGCAAGAAAGCCAGGGAGCGGAATTCTCCATTCTCCAACCGTTTCTGTACATAAAAGCCGAGGTTATTGGTCTCCGTGCTGGTGCGCCAGAACAAGCGCACGCGACCTTCGTCAGACCATTCCGCCCTGAATGCCTCCAGCTCGATGGGAGTGACGATGCTGACGGCGAGCATGGAGGTATTGCCGTTGCCGTCGCGCACCGTGGCGGTCGCC
Protein-coding sequences here:
- a CDS encoding rRNA pseudouridine synthase, producing MPKRLVHSEAAPGTRVNLMRAFTKKGVASRTQAREYILAGRVSVNGRVEKMIYAWVDLNEDVICLDGRPLEQWQERAYVLFHKPKGYLTVRVDEQNRPTIYDVLPEFSNWIFPIGRLDRLSEGLLILTNDGPFGQWLTNPDSYVPKTYLVEIDRPLQEPHRERLEQGVDLRGYFTRPATVLIPDPAKGRQVEITICEGKNRQVRRMFKTMDYTVMKLVRTRIGPVSLGALKAGEWRYMTAEELNAFNLLRQQQEQPADRLQRIHGKDRYTARQ